The Maridesulfovibrio salexigens DSM 2638 region GCGGAACCTTTACATGGATGGAAGCCGAATTCGACAAGTATTCTCCGGCAGATGGTGAGGATTACAAAGGCAACCGTGTGTTCGGTGTGCCGGATTACACCTACACTATTGCCACTGATTACCGCCGCAATATCATCGGTGATTGGGGATTCTTCGGTCGTGCAGAGCTGGTGGGAATCGGCTCCCGCTATTTTGACGATGCTAATACGGTCAAGGAAGACCCTTATGAGCTGGTCAATCTCAAGCTTGGTGTGGAAGGTGAACATCTTGATGTCTATCTTTGGTCCAAGAACCTGTTGGATCGAGAGTACGTACTTATGGAAAACGTTTCTGCCGGACTGGCTGAAGACGGTGAGCCTAGAACTTTTGGAATCTCCATAGATTATAGATTTTAGTTTGGTTGATAATTTGTGCACCTGCATTTCGGTGCGGGTGCAGTTTTTTGAGTAAAAAACGTCTCTTTGAGAGTGGAAATCGTTTTCGATTATCTGTTAATGAAAAGGTGCAAGGAGCGGAGAGGAGAAATGAGATGAGTGTTTCAAATAACGAAATGATAAAAAAGCCTTCAATTCAGTTCAAGCTTTTCCTGTTGGCCTGCATGTATTTATGTCAGGCAATTCCGTTAGGTTATGTGTTCGGGTGTCTTCCGGTGATTTTACGCGAACAGGGGGTAAATCTGAAGGCTGTGGGGGCAGTGTTTGCTTTGCATTTGCCGTGGGCCTTGAAGTTCTTGTGCGCATCATGGGTGGATAGCAAATATATACCTGCTCTGGGACGGCGCAAGTCCTGGATTTTTCCTATGCAATGGATCGGCGCTGCGCTGTTGGTCGGTATTTCATATTTCTCGCCTGATCAGAATTTCTCATTGATGTATCTTCTGCTCTTTTTGCTGAGTTGCGTTATGGCTACCAATGATATTGCCGTGGACGGCTATGCTACTGACATTCTAGAGGAAAGTGAACGCCCTTGGGGTAATTCAATCCAGTCTGCGGCACGTTTTGCCGGACTGATGCTCGGTGGCGGTGTCATGCTGTTCATGAATTCAAATTTCGGCTGGCAGACCCTCTGCATGTTTCTTTCTGCTGTCGTTTTCTCCTTCAGCCTTCCGGTTCTATTTCACCGGGAGATTGATCCCCTCATACACAGCGTGGCAGATGGGGAATGCAGCAGGGAAGGGGTGTGGGCTTTTATTAAGAGGCCTGAAGTGCTCAGAGTACTCCCCGTGCTGATCGCTCCAACAGCATTTGCTTTCACATCCGTGCAGATGCGCACCCCCTTGCTGGTCGATATGGGGTTTGATTCCCGTTCCGTGGGGACTATTCTTATGCATTATGCCTACCCTGCAGGATTGGCCGGAACTTTCCTCAGCGGTTGGTTTCTGCACCGTGTCGGAGGGCGGGCTTTCTTGCGGGGATTTTGCTCTACGGTGATTCTGCTGGCTGCGTGTACTGTCTTTATGGCCCGGTCCGGACCCATTCCGTACTGGCAGGCGGCTTTGTTACTGAGCGTTGATAATATTCTGATTGGAGCGGTTATGGTCTGGAGTTTTACCCTGATGATGAAGGTCAGCGCCGGAAGCAATGCCGGAACCGGATTTGCGGTGCTGAGCAGCCTTTTCATCATCGTACCTATGGCTGCGGCACCGATATTCGGGCATATCGGTGATTTGCTGGGCATGGAGGGGCTTTATATTCTTCTGGGACTGCTTTGCTTTGCCGGCTTCATGGTGGCCGAAATTAGCGGTCGTCATGAACGCAGTCCCGGTGCGGCCCGCATGGTTGGGTCTTCCGGTTAGTGGATTGATTGTGAATGACTAGTCACGGGCTTGTAGCCCGGGGCGGTAAAGGCTGCACGGGTTCTCTGGTGCAGCCTTTATTTTGACTGCGTAAAATGGGGTGGTTTTCGTCGTTTTAGGAGTAGTTTCGATCATAAGATCGGGCTATTGCTATGGCAGAGGATGTTTTGTTTAGGTGTAATCTAAAACAATGGTTAAGCTACTTAACTAAATTAAATAAAAACAGAGGAACAATAAATGAATAAACTAAAACAAATGCTGATTTCATTCGCCACCAGACGAAGCTGGATGACTATTGTCCTGCTTCTGGTGTTGGCGGTTTTCTGCGGTTCCTTTTTCCCGAAGGTGGTCATCGATACTGACCCGGAGCATATGCTTCCAGCGGATGAACCTTCACGGGTATTTCATAATGAAGCTAAAAAGAAATTTTCTCTTTCTGAAATAGTGGTTCTCGGAGTCATTAACGAAAAGAATCCGCACGGTGTCTTCAATCCCGATACGCTGAGTCGAATCTATGAACTGGCAGAATTTTCCCGCACTTTGCGTTGGGAAAATCCTGATGATCCCGCAAAAAAGGACGGCGTTATTGAAGTGGATATGATTGCTCCGTCCATGGTGGAGCATATCACTCAGGAAGGTCCGGGAACCATTTCATTTGACTGGCTCATGCCGCATCCGCCGTCCAATCAGGCTCAGGCTGATGCAGTGCGCGAAAAGATCTTTTCCAACCCAATGCTGACCGGACAGCTGGCTTCTGAGGATGGAAAAGCCATGTGCATCCTCCTGCCCCTGACTGACAAATACCAGAGTTACCGTGTCTACACTGCATTGCAGGAAAAGATAAAAGAGCTGGGCGGCGATGATGAGTTTCATATCACAGGACTGCCTGTGGCGCAGGATGCCATCGGCATTGAGATGTTCACTGAAATGAGCCTTGCCTCGCCGCTGGCTATGGGCACTATCTTCCTGCTTCTCTATTTCTTCTTCCGCAAACTTTCTCTGACCTTTCTGCCC contains the following coding sequences:
- a CDS encoding MFS transporter, coding for MSVSNNEMIKKPSIQFKLFLLACMYLCQAIPLGYVFGCLPVILREQGVNLKAVGAVFALHLPWALKFLCASWVDSKYIPALGRRKSWIFPMQWIGAALLVGISYFSPDQNFSLMYLLLFLLSCVMATNDIAVDGYATDILEESERPWGNSIQSAARFAGLMLGGGVMLFMNSNFGWQTLCMFLSAVVFSFSLPVLFHREIDPLIHSVADGECSREGVWAFIKRPEVLRVLPVLIAPTAFAFTSVQMRTPLLVDMGFDSRSVGTILMHYAYPAGLAGTFLSGWFLHRVGGRAFLRGFCSTVILLAACTVFMARSGPIPYWQAALLLSVDNILIGAVMVWSFTLMMKVSAGSNAGTGFAVLSSLFIIVPMAAAPIFGHIGDLLGMEGLYILLGLLCFAGFMVAEISGRHERSPGAARMVGSSG